A portion of the Streptomyces sp. NBC_00376 genome contains these proteins:
- a CDS encoding succinate dehydrogenase iron-sulfur subunit: MATPTLDKVEAESAAAPYITVTLRIRRFNPEVSDEAQWQDFQIEIDPKERVLDALHKIKWDLDGTLTFRRSCAHGICGSDAMRINGKNRLACKTLIKDVNPEKPITVEAIKGLTVLKDLVVDMDPFFQAYRDVMPFLITKGNEPTRERLQSAEDRERFDDTTKCILCAACTSSCPVFWNDGQYFGPAAIVNAHRFIFDSRDEGGEQRLEILNDRDGVWRCRTTFNCTDACPRGIEVTKAIQEVKRALITRRF; encoded by the coding sequence ATGGCAACCCCGACTCTGGACAAGGTGGAGGCGGAGTCCGCCGCCGCCCCGTACATCACGGTCACCCTCCGGATCCGCCGCTTCAACCCCGAGGTCTCCGACGAGGCCCAGTGGCAGGACTTCCAGATCGAGATCGACCCGAAGGAGCGTGTGCTCGACGCCCTTCACAAGATCAAGTGGGACCTCGACGGCACGCTGACGTTCCGCCGCTCCTGCGCGCACGGCATCTGCGGCTCCGACGCGATGCGGATCAACGGCAAGAACAGGCTCGCCTGCAAGACGCTGATCAAGGACGTCAACCCGGAGAAGCCGATCACGGTCGAGGCCATCAAGGGCCTCACGGTCCTCAAGGACCTCGTGGTCGACATGGACCCGTTCTTCCAGGCGTACCGCGACGTCATGCCCTTCCTCATCACCAAGGGGAACGAGCCGACCCGCGAGCGCCTGCAGTCCGCCGAGGACCGCGAGCGCTTCGACGACACCACCAAGTGCATCCTCTGCGCCGCGTGCACATCCTCGTGCCCGGTGTTCTGGAACGACGGCCAGTACTTCGGCCCGGCGGCGATCGTCAACGCGCACCGCTTCATCTTCGACTCGCGCGACGAGGGCGGCGAGCAGCGCCTGGAGATCCTCAACGACCGTGACGGTGTGTGGCGCTGCCGCACCACCTTCAACTGCACGGACGCCTGCCCGCGTGGCATCGAGGTCACCAAGGCGATCCAGGAGGTCAAGCGGGCGCTGATCACGCGCCGCTTCTGA